Part of the bacterium genome is shown below.
ACGGAACTGATTGATTTGTCTATCTATTCCTACCGATATTATGTTCCTAACGGAACGATTATTCTCATACCTTATTTATGGGTATTATCCTCTGTAAACTTCCAGTTAATAATCGCTCTACTGTCACTTTAGTGCTTTAACTAAGAATTGACCAGTATAGGAATTTTTATTCTTAAGTATTTCCTCAGGTGTGCCGATAGCGACTATCTCTCCCCCGGCATCTCCACCTTCAGGACCTAAATCGATGATATAGTCCGCTGATTTAATTACATCTAAGTTATGTTCAATCACCACAATCGTATTTCCTGCTTCCCGAAGTCGCATTAGAACATCTAATAATTTGTGAATATCGGCAAAATGTAAACCAGTTGTTGGTTCGTCTAAAAGATAAAGTGTTCTCCCGGTTGCCCGTTTACTTAATTCTGCAGATAATTTTATTCGCTGTGCCTCTCCACCAGAAAGGGTCGTGGCTGATTGCCCGAGTTTGATATAACCCAGTCCTACATCGGAGAGGGTCTCTAACTTTCGTTTAATTACGGGAATATTGGCAAAAAAGTTTAATGCTTCATCTACGGTCATATCAAGGACATCCGCAATATTTTTGCCTTTATATTTTATCTCAAGGGTTTCGCGATTATATCTTTTCCCTTTACATACCTCACACGGGATATAGACATCTGGTAAAAAGTGCATCTCAATTTTAATAATTCCATCTCCCTGACAGGCTTCACATCGTCCACCTCTGACATTAAAACTGAATCGACCAGGTTTATAACCCCGTATCTTAGATTCCTGGAATAAAGAGAAGAAGGCTCGAATATGTGTAAATGTCCCGGTGTAGGTAACTGGATTAGACCGTGGGGTGCGGCCAATTGGGGACTGGTCAATATTAATTACCTTATCTAAATATTTTAATCCAACAATTTCTTTGTGTTTGCCTGGTTTAATATGGCTTCGAGAGAAATATTGCATCAGGGCGGGATATAAAATTTCGCTAATAAGTGTGCTTTTACCAGAACCTGAAACCCCGGTGATACAGGTAAAAAGCCCGATTGGGATTTTGACATTGATATTTTTAAGATTATGTTCTGAGGCTTCTTTGACTTCAATAAATTTTGCTTTCGATTTAACTCGATGTTTGGGGATAGGAATCTTCAATTCACCTTTTAAATATTTACCGGTTAAAGAGGCTTTATCATTAATAATTTGTTGGGGAGTGCCTTGAGCAATAATAAATCCTCCATTTTCTCCTGCCCCGGGACCTAAATCAATGACATAATCAGCCGTTCTAATCGTTGCCTCATCATGCTCAACCACAATCAATGTATTTCCTAAATCTCGCAGACAACATAAGGTATTTAAAAGTCTCTTATTATCCCGTTGATGTAATCCAATACTTGGTTCATCTAAGATATAAAGCACGCCCATCAAGCCAGAACCAATCTGAGTGGCTAATTGAATTCGCTGAGCCTCTCCGCCAGCTAAAGTTCCAGCAGAACGGTCTATGGTTAGATAGTCTAATCCGACATTGATTAAAAACTCCAGTCTTCTTTTTATCTCCTTAAAGATTTGGTGGGCAATAAGTGTTTCTTTTTTATTTAACTTTAGATTTTGGAAAAACTCATAAGCCTTTTTAATAGATAATTTAGTCACATCACCAATTGACATATTTTGAATAGTTACGGCTAAACTTTCCTTTTTTAATCTGCTGCCTTCACAGACCGGGCAGGGTTGCTTGGTCATAAATTCTGAGATTTCTTCACGGGATAATTCGGAATCGGTTTCTTTAAATCGTCGTTCTAAATTTGGGATGATTCCTTCATATCCTCCCCAATACCGGAAAGTGCCAAATCGAGTGCGATAATATTCTCCTTGTGTGCCATAGAGCAAGATATGTTGATGTTCTTTTTTCAGTTCTTTAAATGGGACATCCAATCTAAACCCATATTGTCTTGCAATTCGTTCTAATGTTTGTTGTAGTCTTTCCCATGGGATTCCCCAGGGTCTAATCGCTCCATCATAAACACTTAATTCTTTATTTGGGACAACTAAGTCAGGGTCTATTTCTAACTTAACCCCTAATCCTTTACAAGTAGGGCAGGCACCATAAGGGCTATTAAAGGAAAACATTCGGGGTGAAAGTTCCTCATAGCTGATACCACAATCTATACAGGCTAATTCGGATGAAAAGATTAAATCCTCTTTTTCATCGATATTAATAAAAACTATCCCTTTTGATAATTTAAATGCCGTTTCGATTGAATCGGCTAATCTACTCCGTTCGGTTTTAAGGATAAGTCTATCCACAACGACTTCAATATTATGTTTTTTATTTTTATCGAGTTTAATCTCTTCTTCAAGGTCATAAATCTTTTTATCAACACGGACCCGGATAAAACCTTCTTTTCGGATATTTGTAAATATTTCCTGGTATTCTCCTTTTCTGCCTCGAACTAATGGGGTAAGTATCTGGATTTTTGTTTTATCCTTAAGTTTCAATATCTGGTCAACGATTTCATCTACGGTTTGCTGAGTTAAAGGTTTTTTGCATTTATAGCAGTGGGGTTTACCAATCCTGGCAAATAAAAGGCGGAGGTAGTCATATATTTCCGTGACAGTGCCTACGGTAGAGCGGGGGTTTTTACTTGCGGTTCGTTGTTCGATGGCAATAGCCGGGGATAGTCCTTCGATGTAGTCAACATCGGGTTTTTCCATCTGTCCTAAAAACTGACGGGCATAGGCAGACAATGACTCCACATATCGTCTTTGTCCTTCGGCGTAGATTGTGTCAAAGGCTAATGAGGATTTACCGGAACCTGACAAACCAGTAATCACAACCAATTTATTTCGCGGTATCTGGACATCAATATTTTTTAAGTTATGTTCTCTGGCACCTTTAATAAAGATTGTATCTTTTGGAAGCACTTTTTCACCTTACAAAAATTGTAACCGTTCAGGTAGTCCTTTACCGCAGAGACGCAGAGGAACAGAGAAGACATAGAAATAAATTATATGTAACTATTCAGCCACAGATGGACACAGATGAAACACTGAAAATTCGTGAATCGTGTCCGTTTTCCGTGTCCGTAATTAGGCTGAAGGTTTTTCCACCTATTGTCCTCTGCCTTCTGCCCTCTGCCTTTTGTCCTCTACTATTTATCCGTGCTAATCAGTGGCTGAATAGTTACCCTTAAGATAAGTACTGATGAATAGATAAAGCGGCTTTTTTACCCGCACCCATAGCGGAGATGACCGTTGCCGCACCGGTAACAATATCTCCGCCGGCATACACACCTTCTAAAGATGTTTTTAAATCTTCGTTCACCACGATATTCCCTCTTTTATTTAATTCTAACCCTGGCGTCGCATGTAAAAGTAGTGGATTAGGTCCCTGACCTAAAGCCGGAATGACCGTATCCATTTCTAATGTGAATTCAGAACCAGGAATAGGAATAGGTTTTCTACGGCCACTTTCATCTGGTTGACCTAATTCCATTTTAAGACATTCTATTGCTGTAACCCAACCACGCTCATTGCCCAGTATTTTTGTTGGATTGGTGAGTAGTTTAAAGATAATTCCTTCTTCTTCTGCGTGATGGATTTCTTCGGCTCGGGCAGGCATTTCTTCAAAACTTCTTCGATAGACGATATATACATCTTCTGCCCCAAGT
Proteins encoded:
- the uvrA gene encoding excinuclease ABC subunit UvrA; the encoded protein is MLPKDTIFIKGAREHNLKNIDVQIPRNKLVVITGLSGSGKSSLAFDTIYAEGQRRYVESLSAYARQFLGQMEKPDVDYIEGLSPAIAIEQRTASKNPRSTVGTVTEIYDYLRLLFARIGKPHCYKCKKPLTQQTVDEIVDQILKLKDKTKIQILTPLVRGRKGEYQEIFTNIRKEGFIRVRVDKKIYDLEEEIKLDKNKKHNIEVVVDRLILKTERSRLADSIETAFKLSKGIVFINIDEKEDLIFSSELACIDCGISYEELSPRMFSFNSPYGACPTCKGLGVKLEIDPDLVVPNKELSVYDGAIRPWGIPWERLQQTLERIARQYGFRLDVPFKELKKEHQHILLYGTQGEYYRTRFGTFRYWGGYEGIIPNLERRFKETDSELSREEISEFMTKQPCPVCEGSRLKKESLAVTIQNMSIGDVTKLSIKKAYEFFQNLKLNKKETLIAHQIFKEIKRRLEFLINVGLDYLTIDRSAGTLAGGEAQRIQLATQIGSGLMGVLYILDEPSIGLHQRDNKRLLNTLCCLRDLGNTLIVVEHDEATIRTADYVIDLGPGAGENGGFIIAQGTPQQIINDKASLTGKYLKGELKIPIPKHRVKSKAKFIEVKEASEHNLKNINVKIPIGLFTCITGVSGSGKSTLISEILYPALMQYFSRSHIKPGKHKEIVGLKYLDKVINIDQSPIGRTPRSNPVTYTGTFTHIRAFFSLFQESKIRGYKPGRFSFNVRGGRCEACQGDGIIKIEMHFLPDVYIPCEVCKGKRYNRETLEIKYKGKNIADVLDMTVDEALNFFANIPVIKRKLETLSDVGLGYIKLGQSATTLSGGEAQRIKLSAELSKRATGRTLYLLDEPTTGLHFADIHKLLDVLMRLREAGNTIVVIEHNLDVIKSADYIIDLGPEGGDAGGEIVAIGTPEEILKNKNSYTGQFLVKALK